One Lutzomyia longipalpis isolate SR_M1_2022 chromosome 4, ASM2433408v1 DNA segment encodes these proteins:
- the LOC129794540 gene encoding sodium-coupled monocarboxylate transporter 1-like, which yields MYANYETCDPFRAGFIEKIDQILPYFIQERASLFLGFNGIFIAGIFSASLSTTSSYLNAMSGIIYEDFITNKFPGIKEQRAGRIIKGTVFLLALLQIGLVLFIEKMGSIVQMVSQCISLNASALLTLFILGALVPKANSTGAQLGALAGIISVLTFMIGSLNNKVEPMLTLRIDGCDAALNNSSNLFQILENSSNTGIADEESWPFKLSFVYYGLIGSIPGIAVGYLVVES from the exons ATGTACGCAAACTATGAGACGTGTGATCCATTCAGAGCAGGCTTCATTGAGAAGATTGATCAGATCCTGCCGTATTTTATTCAGGAAAGAGCTTCTCTCTTCCTTGgcttcaatggaattttcataGCAGGAATCTTCTCAGCTAGCCTATCCACAACGTCTTCCTATCTCAATGCTATGAGCGGAATAATCTACGAGGACTTCATCACTAACAAATTTCCAGGGATAAAGGAGCAAAGAGCAGGAAGGATTATTAAGGGAACAGTTTTCCTTTTAGCCCTCCTTCAGATTGGATTGGTTTtgtttattgagaaaatgggAAGTATCGTTCAGATGGTCAGTCAGTGTATATCCCTCAATGCCAGTGCTCTATTAACGCTCTTCATCCTTGGAGCACTTGTTCCAAAGGCCAACAGTACG GGAGCCCAATTGGGAGCTTTGGCGGGGATTATTAGTGTCCTCACGTTCATGATAGGAAGCCTAAATAACAAAGTTGAACCTATGCTAACTCTTCGCATTGATGGCTGTGACGCAGCGCTCAATAATTCAAGCAatctttttcaaatattagaaaattcttcgaaTACAGGCATAGCTGATGAAGAGTCCTGGCCATTTAAACTCTCTTTCGTCTACTACGGACTCATTGGATCGATTCCAGGGATTGCAGTTGGTTACTTG gtgGTTGAGAgttga
- the LOC129794541 gene encoding sodium-coupled monocarboxylate transporter 1-like, whose product MEDRGQFTLLDYSFFVIVFVASAAIGLYYAVKSRKTITTVDDYLLGGRKMGLFPVTCSLIATSITGATIVGQAAEAYAYGSHTWMNAFSLVLMAFVVPTVFLPIFSELRLTSSFKYFELRFSRRVRLLASGLFLFTGLIFLPITVYVPALTFQRVTGVNTYATVIILSLLCAFYTSIGGFKAVIWTDVVQLGLVIASCAIVATIGVGSVDGVENVFAAAKRGDRIIIFK is encoded by the coding sequence ATGGAAGATCGTGGACAGTTTACATTGCTTGACTACAGCTTCTTTGTGATTGTTTTTGTGGCATCAGCAGCTATAGGGCTGTACTATGCTGTCAAGTCTCGTAAGACGATTACAACTGTAGACGACTATTTACTGGGTGGTAGGAAGATGGGCCTATTTCCTGTTACCTGTTCCCTCATTGCTACATCCATAACAGGAGCAACAATTGTGGGTCAAGCAGCTGAAGCATACGCCTATGGAAGTCATACGTGGATGAACGCCTTTAGTTTAGTCCTCATGGCCTTTGTAGTTCCAACAGTTTTCCTGCCAATCTTCTCAGAACTTAGACTAACTTCCAGCTTTAAGTACTTCGAATTACGCTTCAGTAGACGCGTTAGACTACTCGCTAGTGGACTATTCTTGTTCACAGGATTAATCTTCCTCCCAATTACCGTCTATGTACCAGCTTTGACCTTTCAGCGTGTTACAGGAGTCAATACGTACGCAACAGTGATCATTTTGTCCCTTCTCTGTGCCTTTTACACCTCAATTGGAGGATTCAAAGCAGTCATTTGGACTGATGTTGTACAACTTGGGCTTGTTATTGCATCCTGTGCAATTGTGGCTACTATTGGAGTTGGTAGTGTTGATGGTGTTGAGAATGTCTTTGCTGCAGCAAAACGTGGAGATCggattattattttcaagtaA
- the LOC129796675 gene encoding uncharacterized protein LOC129796675, with the protein MEMPKKWLELWPETQEVIQRAILHESTQISQNGGMCEKWCNHVVQLYADYVGICRNLTLLVNNPTCQEQMPQTLLQLLDSVTRRWLFWHNELQIVNTIAPGNIDSTLIAHKLIPNNFHLQLPGATQSGNQGVGRLARDILCEEILGAATQEQRNVDAGKLQHKEVAKEIPIDEELVTKFQQIVNALNEYAERIGPKAEEFLKYPLKLSQEESQFAPRILLQSPFAEKKKESVLKSLNQDRPPLLCELIEKPKTPKSIKKTKKTKKKKVVEPPKLPTSKKQPPKKEEEEIVKNPIVDNLQNLLEMCKNFEMVSNAPLRVLGKSPASQQKNPTEEELSELRQWCKFGLEQGIISYRQQDENLQSFVLESFTTEVLIKNQLRFLQFSLCNWVDFATPTPLCIVGEPGTGKRQLIERFGAETNSVIINLTLLLVDHKKGKVEEFLSFLFKIAKFLQPTILLLDNMHTVLPVKKLGKKMDTLMRQMMKRLTKEINNGARILLVGLTDEPWRVKRIRSTFSTTIYLPPADYSTHFFVWLALQGMPEYYQEYLRAVMVSPLTWATRDLSIATVIEVVAQSYVAERSLRSSTEASQFVLHLAQAVKNLITRNGVQYVVSALKRKKMKAWIVAGAIGGGKRKGSRKSKKIANRRRN; encoded by the exons ATGGAGATGCCAAAGAAGTGGCTTGAACTTTGGCCAGAGACACAAGAAGTGATCCAACGGGCAATTCTGCATGAATCCACGCAAATAAGTCAAAATGGTGGAATGTGTGAGAAGTGGTGCAACCATGTTGTCCAACTCTATGCAGACTACGTTGGTATTTGTCGCAATTTAACACTCTTGGTGAACAATCCAACGTGTCAGGAGCAAATGCCGCAGACTCTTCTGCAACTACTTGACTCGGTGACCAGACGTTGGCTCTTTTGGCATAATGAATTGCAAATTGTGAATACCATTGCACCGGGGAACATCGACAGCACCCTAATTGCCCACAAACTCATCCCAAATAATTTCCATCTCCAACTTCCGGGTGCTACACAAAGTGGGAATCAAGGGGTTGGGCGACTAGCTCGGGATATCCTGTGTGAGGAAATACTTGGTGCAGCAACCCAAGAGCAGAGGAATGTTGATGCTGGGAAGTTGCAGCACAAAGAGGTGGCAAAGGAGATACCAATTGATGAGGAATTAGTTACAAAATTTCAGCAAATTGTTAATGCTCTCAATGAATATGCTGAAAGAATTGGACCCAAAGCAGAAGAGTTCTTAAAATATCCTTTAAAATTGAGTCAAGAAGAATCACAATTTGCTCCTCGGATACTTCTTCAATCACCTTTTGcggagaagaaaaaggaatctGTGCTGAAATCTTTAAATCAGGATCGTCCACCTTTGCTTTGTGAGTTAATTGAGAAGCCAAAAACACCAAAAAGCATCAAGAAGACcaaaaagactaaaaagaAGAAGGTGGTAGAGCCTCCAAAATTACCCACCTCCAAGAAGCAACCGCCAAAGAAGGAAGAAgaggaaattgtgaaaaatcctATTGTTGACAATTTGCAGAATCTCCTGGAAATGTGCAAGAACTTTGAAATGGTAAGCAATGCACCTCTCAGAGTTCTCGGAAAATCCCCAGCTTCTCAGCAGAAAAATCCCACTGAAGAGGAGCTTTCAGAGCTTCGACAATGGTGCAAGTTTGGCCTTGAACAAGGGATCATCAGCTATCGTCAACAAGATGAAAATCTTCAGTCTTTTGTGCTTGAAAGCTTCACCACGGAAGTCTTGATAAAGAATCAATTGCGTTTCCTCCAATTCTCCCTCTGCAATTGGGTTGATTTTGCAACACCCACACCACTGTGCATTGTGGGAGAACCTGGAACGGGAAAGAGGCAACTCATTGAGCGTTTTGGAGCAGAAACGAATTCagttattattaatttaacattACTATTGGTGGATCATAAGAAGGGGAAAGTGGAGGAATTTCTCagttttctcttcaaaattgCCAAATTCCTCCAACCAACAATTCTCCTCCTCGACAACATGCACACAGTGTTACCCGTGAAGAAGTTGGGGAAGAAAATGGATACACTGATGAGGCAAATGATGAAGCGTTTGACCAAAGAAATCAACAATGGAGCGAGAATTCTTCTTGTGGGGCTAACCGATGAACCCTGGCGGGTGAAGCGCATTCGAAGCACCTTCAGTACCACCATTTATCTCCCACCAGCAGACTACTCCACCCACTTTTTCGTATGGTTAGCCCTACAGGGGATGCCAGAGTACTATCAAGAGTACCTAAGGGCCGTCATGGTGTCCCCCCTGACATGGGCCACGAGGGATCTCTCAATTGCCACCGTCATTGAGGTTGTCGCCCAAAGTTACGTGGCGGAAAGAAGTTTGCG GAGTTCAACAGAAGCATCCCAATTTGTACTTCATCTCGCGCAAGCCGTAAAAAATCTCATCACTCGCAATGGTGTTCAGTACGTGGTGTCTGCATTGAAGCGGAAGAAGATGAAAGCCTGGATCGTTGCTGGAGCAATCGGTGGTGGTAAAAGGAAGGGTTCCCGGAAAtccaagaaaattgcaaacagAAGGCGAAATTGA
- the LOC129794542 gene encoding sodium-coupled monocarboxylate transporter 2-like, with product MVIVSAAIGLYYAVKSRNKTATMEDYLLGGRKMGLFPISCSLIATSLTGTSIVGLTAETYAYGTHSWLYSVCFTIMAICNTFIFLPVFSELKLTSSFKYLEMRFNRRVRLLASGLFLLTGLIFLPITVYVPALTFQSVTGVNTHTTVVVLSLLCAAYTALGGFKAVVWTDVVQLALMIVSFIVVIVIGTNTVGGFENVFEAGKRGQRLIILNAEEVNTRTSMYGMILSNAFTATYQFGLSQTNLQRFISLPSLNKMRISAWILSIAFSLFFFLSVFLGLVVYANYETCDPFKAGFIKKIDQILPYFIQEKASFFHGFNGIFIAGIFSASLSTTSSYFNAMSGIIYEDFLSKRFPNIKDRTVGNIMKATTFALGILQIFLVFFVEKLGMVMKMTLQVMAINSATLITLFILGILIPKANSKVRL from the exons ATGGTTATTGTGTCAGCAGCAATTGGACTGTACTATGCCGTCAAGTCCCGCAACAAGACAGCAACGATGGAGGATTATCTTCTGGGTGGAAGGAAGATGGGACTCTTCCCGATTTCGTGTTCACTCATTGCAACATCCCTCACGGGAACATCAATTGTGGGCCTAACAGCTGAAACCTATGCCTATGGTACACACTCATGGTTGTACTCTGTGTGCTTTACAATAATGGCCATCTGCAATACCTTCATCTTCCTTCCGGTCTTTTCGGAGTTGAAGCTCACATCGAGCTTTAAGTATTTGGAAATGAGATTTAATCGACGTGTTAGACTCCTTGCTAGTGGACTGTTCCTGTTGACAGGATTAATCTTCCTGCCAATTACTGTCTACGTACCAGCTCTGACCTTTCAGAGTGTTACAGGAGTCAATACGCATACGACAGTTGTAGTTCTCTCACTCCTGTGTGCCGCCTATACAGCTCTTGGAGGCTTTAAGGCAGTCGTGTGGACTGATGTAGTTCAGCTTGCTCTCATGATTGTGTCTTTTATCGTTGTAATCGTCATTGGAACCAATACTGTGGGTGGGTTTGAAAATGTCTTTGAAGCTGGAAAGCGAGGACAACGATTGATTATTCTAAA CGCGGAAGAAGTGAATACAAGAACCTCAATGTATGGAATGATCTTGTCAAATGCTTTCACAGCAACGTATCAGTTTGGTCTGAGTCAGACAAACCTTCAGCGCTTCATTTCTCTGCCGAGtctaaataaaatgagaatatcAGCGTGGATTCTATCAATAGCCTTCAGTCTATTCTTCTTTCTATCCGTCTTCTTGGGATTGGTGGTTTATGCGAATTATGAGACATGTGATCCATTCAAAGCAGGCTTCATCAAGAAGATTGATCAGATCCTAccatattttattcaagagAAAGCATCGTTTTTCCACGgcttcaatggaattttcataGCAGGAATCTTCTCAGCTAGCCTATCCACAACGTCCTCTTATTTTAATGCCATGAGTGGGATTATTTATGAGGATTTCCTTAGTAAAAGGTTTCCTAACATCAAAGACAGAACGGTTGGAAATATCATGAAAGCAACGACCTTTGCCctgggaatcctgcagattttcttagttttcttTGTGGAAAAGTTGGGAATGGTAATGAAGATGACCCTCCAAGTAATGGCGATTAACAGTGCAACACTCATTACGCTGTTTATTCTTGGAATTCTCATCCCTAAGGCAAATTCAAAGGTTAGactttag
- the LOC129794543 gene encoding sodium-coupled monocarboxylate transporter 2-like, whose translation MEQTVQFSFLDYSFFGVMVIVSASIGLYYAVKSRNKTATMEDYLLGGRKMGLFPISCSLIATSLTGTTIVGLTAETYTYGTYPWLYSVCIITMAICNTFIFLPVFSELKLTSSFKYLEMRFSRRVRLLASGLFLLTGLIFLPITVYVPALTFQSVTGVNTYTTVVVLSLLCAAYTALGGFKAVVWTDVVQVVLMIVSFVVVIVIGTNTVGGFENVFEAGKRGQRLIFVK comes from the coding sequence ATGGAGCAAACAGTGCAGTTTAGTTTCCTTGATTATTCCTTCTTTGGTGTTATGGTCATTGTGTCAGCATCTATTGGACTGTACTATGCCGTCAAGTCCCGCAACAAGACAGCAACGATGGAGGATTATCTTCTGGGTGGAAGGAAGATGGGACTCTTCCCGATTTCCTGTTCACTCATTGCAACTTCCCTCACAGGGACAACAATTGTGGGCTTAACAGCTGAAACCTACACCTATGGCACATACCCATGGTTGTATTCTGTGTGCATTATAACAATGGCCATCTGCAATACCTTCATATTCCTTCCGGTCTTTTCGGAGTTGAAGCTCACATCGAGCTTTAAGTATTTGGAAATGAGATTTAGTCGACGTGTTAGACTCCTTGCTAGTGGACTGTTCCTGTTGACAGGATTAATCTTCCTGCCAATTACTGTCTACGTACCAGCTCTGACCTTTCAGAGTGTTACAGGAGTCAATACTTATACGACAGTTGTAGTTCTCTCACTCCTGTGTGCCGCCTATACAGCTCTTGGAGGCTTTAAGGCAGTTGTGTGGACTGATGTAGTTCAGGTTGTTCTCATGATTGTGTCTTTTGTCGTTGTTATCGTCATTGGAACCAATACCGTGGGTGGATTTGAAAATGTCTTTGAAGCTGGGAAGCGAGGACAACGATTGATCTTTGTCAAGTAA